The proteins below are encoded in one region of Drosophila santomea strain STO CAGO 1482 chromosome 3R, Prin_Dsan_1.1, whole genome shotgun sequence:
- the LOC120454241 gene encoding glycine receptor subunit alpha-4 isoform X1, with the protein MQSPASKLVEFRCLIALAIYLHALEQSIQQCHCVHGYRNNTESAELVSHYESSLSLPDILPIPSKTYDKNRAPKLLGQPTVVYFHVTVLSLDSINEESMTYVTDIFLAQSWRDPRLRLPENMSEQYRILDVDWLHSIWRPDCFFKNAKKVTFHEMSIPNHYLWLYHDKTLLYMSKLTLVLSCAMKFESYPHDTQICSMMIESLSHTVEDLVFIWNMTDPLVVNTEIELPQLDISNNYTTDCTIEYSTGNFTCLAIVFNLRRRLGYHLFHTYIPSALIVVMSWISFWIKPEAIPARVTLGVTSLLTLATQNTQSQQSLPPVSYVKAIDVWMSSCSVFVFLSLMEFAVVNNFMGPVATKAMKGYSDENISDLDDLKSALQHHRESIIEPQYDTFCHGHATAIYIDKFSRFFFPFSFFILNIVYWTTFL; encoded by the exons ATGCAAAGCCCAGCTAGCAAATTGGTAGAATTCAGGTGCCTGATTGCGTTGGCAATATATTTGCACGCGCTGGAGCAATCGATCCAGCAGTGCCATTGTGTTCATGGTTACAG AAATAACACGGAGAGCGCCGAGCTGGTCTCCCACTACGAGTCGAGTCTTTCGCTCCCGGACATTCTGCCCATTCCCTCCAAGACGTACGACAAGAACCGGGCTCCTAAGCTGCTCGGTCAGCCCACAGTAGTCTACTTCCACGTCACCGTCCTCTCGCTGGACTCCATCAACGAGGAGTCTATG ACCTATGTGACGGACATCTTCCTTGCACAAAGCTGGCGTGATCCCCGCCTGCGGTTGCCTGAGAACATGAGCGAGCAGTATCGTATACTGGACGTCGACTGGTTGCACAGCATCTGGCGGCCCGATTGCTTCTTCAAAAACGCGAAGAAGGTCACCTTCCATGAGATGAGCATTCCCAATCACTATCTCTGGCTGTACCACGACAAAACGCTGCTCTATATGTCCAAACTCACGTTGGTCCTGTCGTGCGCCATGAAGTTTGAGTCCTATCCGCATGATACGCAGATCTGCTCCATGATGATCGAGAGTT TATCCCATACGGTGGAAGATTTAGTTTTCATTTGGAACATGACCGACCCACTTGTGGTTAATACGGAGATTGAGTTGCCGCAGCTAGACATATCAAATAACTACACAACCGACTGTACCATAGAGTACTCAACAG GTAACTTCACCTGCCTGGCCATTGTGTTCAACTTGCGCCGACGCCTGGGCTACCATTTGTTCCACACTTACATTCCCTCGGCTCTGATCGTGGTCATGTCGTGGATATCGTTTTGGATAAAACCGGAGGCGATACCGGCCCGTGTAACCCTGGGAGTGACCTCACTGCTGACCCTGGCCACCCAGAACACACAGTCGCAGCAATCGCTGCCGCCGGTTTCGTATGTGAAGGCTATAGACGTCTGGATGTCGTCCTGTTCGGTGTTTGTATTCCTTTCTCTAATGGAGTTCGCGGTGGTCAATAACTTTATGGGGCCGGTGGCCACGAAGGCAATGAAGGGGTATTCGGATGAGAACATCAGTGACCTGGACGATCTAAAG TCTGCACTACAGCATCATCGCGAATCGATTATTGAGCCCCAGTACGACACTTTCTGCCATGGCCATGccacagccatttatatagACAAATTCTCGCGCTTTTTCTTCCCGTTTTCGTTCTTTATACTCAATATTGTCTACTGGACAACGTTCCTATGA
- the LOC120454241 gene encoding glycine receptor subunit alpha-4 isoform X2 — MQSPASKLVEFRCLIALAIYLHALEQSIQQCHCVHGYRNNTESAELVSHYESSLSLPDILPIPSKTYDKNRAPKLLGQPTVVYFHVTVLSLDSINEESMTYVTDIFLAQSWRDPRLRLPENMSEQYRILDVDWLHSIWRPDCFFKNAKKVTFHEMSIPNHYLWLYHDKTLLYMSKLTLVLSCAMKFESYPHDTQICSMMIESLSHTVEDLVFIWNMTDPLVVNTEIELPQLDISNNYTTDCTIEYSTGNFTCLAIVFNLRRRLGYHLFHTYIPSALIVVMSWISFWIKPEAIPARVTLGVTSLLTLATQNTQSQQSLPPVSYVKAIDVWMSSCSVFVFLSLMEFAVVNNFMGPVATKAMKGYSDENISDLDDLKHHRESIIEPQYDTFCHGHATAIYIDKFSRFFFPFSFFILNIVYWTTFL, encoded by the exons ATGCAAAGCCCAGCTAGCAAATTGGTAGAATTCAGGTGCCTGATTGCGTTGGCAATATATTTGCACGCGCTGGAGCAATCGATCCAGCAGTGCCATTGTGTTCATGGTTACAG AAATAACACGGAGAGCGCCGAGCTGGTCTCCCACTACGAGTCGAGTCTTTCGCTCCCGGACATTCTGCCCATTCCCTCCAAGACGTACGACAAGAACCGGGCTCCTAAGCTGCTCGGTCAGCCCACAGTAGTCTACTTCCACGTCACCGTCCTCTCGCTGGACTCCATCAACGAGGAGTCTATG ACCTATGTGACGGACATCTTCCTTGCACAAAGCTGGCGTGATCCCCGCCTGCGGTTGCCTGAGAACATGAGCGAGCAGTATCGTATACTGGACGTCGACTGGTTGCACAGCATCTGGCGGCCCGATTGCTTCTTCAAAAACGCGAAGAAGGTCACCTTCCATGAGATGAGCATTCCCAATCACTATCTCTGGCTGTACCACGACAAAACGCTGCTCTATATGTCCAAACTCACGTTGGTCCTGTCGTGCGCCATGAAGTTTGAGTCCTATCCGCATGATACGCAGATCTGCTCCATGATGATCGAGAGTT TATCCCATACGGTGGAAGATTTAGTTTTCATTTGGAACATGACCGACCCACTTGTGGTTAATACGGAGATTGAGTTGCCGCAGCTAGACATATCAAATAACTACACAACCGACTGTACCATAGAGTACTCAACAG GTAACTTCACCTGCCTGGCCATTGTGTTCAACTTGCGCCGACGCCTGGGCTACCATTTGTTCCACACTTACATTCCCTCGGCTCTGATCGTGGTCATGTCGTGGATATCGTTTTGGATAAAACCGGAGGCGATACCGGCCCGTGTAACCCTGGGAGTGACCTCACTGCTGACCCTGGCCACCCAGAACACACAGTCGCAGCAATCGCTGCCGCCGGTTTCGTATGTGAAGGCTATAGACGTCTGGATGTCGTCCTGTTCGGTGTTTGTATTCCTTTCTCTAATGGAGTTCGCGGTGGTCAATAACTTTATGGGGCCGGTGGCCACGAAGGCAATGAAGGGGTATTCGGATGAGAACATCAGTGACCTGGACGATCTAAAG CATCATCGCGAATCGATTATTGAGCCCCAGTACGACACTTTCTGCCATGGCCATGccacagccatttatatagACAAATTCTCGCGCTTTTTCTTCCCGTTTTCGTTCTTTATACTCAATATTGTCTACTGGACAACGTTCCTATGA